From a region of the Andreesenia angusta genome:
- a CDS encoding (2Fe-2S)-binding protein, whose product MSTIICYCSNVTEQEIVDAIDNGAKSLSDIKAVTGACTLGRCKELHPKGT is encoded by the coding sequence ATGTCCACTATAATATGCTACTGCTCCAATGTAACCGAGCAAGAGATAGTTGACGCTATAGATAATGGGGCTAAAAGCCTTTCAGATATAAAGGCAGTTACAGGGGCTTGTACTTTGGGAAGGTGCAAGGAGCTCCACCCTAAAGGAACTTGA
- a CDS encoding PH domain-containing protein, with product MAELGAIMTWTFTGETGIPNEIGEILVDGEVPEVAYKTIRDVAVITNKRIIIADKQGITGKKVEVYTIPFKSIVMYSSENAGLLDFNAELELWTRAGKFKLNLNRGVDIRKLDRIIGKHIL from the coding sequence GTGGCAGAACTAGGAGCAATAATGACATGGACTTTCACAGGGGAAACAGGGATTCCGAATGAAATAGGAGAAATCCTTGTAGATGGAGAAGTTCCAGAAGTAGCATACAAGACTATAAGGGACGTAGCAGTAATAACAAACAAGAGAATCATAATAGCGGACAAGCAAGGTATAACCGGAAAGAAGGTAGAGGTATATACGATACCTTTCAAGTCCATCGTAATGTACTCAAGCGAAAATGCTGGACTATTAGACTTCAATGCGGAGCTTGAGCTTTGGACTAGGGCAGGCAAGTTCAAGCTGAATCTAAACAGGGGCGTAGATATCAGAAAACTGGACAGGATAATCGGAAAGCACATATTATAG
- a CDS encoding recombinase family protein yields the protein MIKVTAAIYCRYNSDNQREGSIKAQSRAIKEYAERNGIQIVKVYEDEARSVTTDNRPQFLQMIKDSNNCLFDTVIVHKLDRFARNRYDSAFYKRHLKRNGVRWVLSLPSRQP from the coding sequence GTGATTAAAGTGACAGCAGCTATATATTGCCGTTACAACTCTGATAACCAAAGAGAAGGGTCTATTAAAGCCCAATCAAGGGCAATCAAAGAGTATGCAGAAAGAAATGGAATTCAAATAGTTAAAGTGTACGAAGATGAAGCACGCTCTGTAACTACAGATAACAGACCCCAGTTTCTTCAGATGATAAAAGATAGCAATAACTGTTTATTTGATACCGTTATCGTCCATAAGCTGGATAGATTTGCACGTAACAGATATGACAGCGCCTTCTACAAGCGCCATTTGAAAAGGAATGGTGTACGGTGGGTCTTGTCTCTGCCTTCACGACAGCCCTGA
- a CDS encoding YHYH domain-containing protein, giving the protein MKKKRFMKKASLLAVSFALLTSSVAFGHSGRTDSSGGHRDNKNVSGLGYYHYHCGGKPAHLHPNGRCPYSGSSTPSTSGGSNATSPVKISAKVPNTSVKIDGVNINTANAKYPPLLFKDITYIPITFDIVYYLDINYNWTDASNLKFSRTIGLKNTKQFKHMFTDGSSWSGMSAYVTKVNKGIIVNNLWVNNTYPIINYKNINYIPLTYDFVTNLGLSYTWDPVNGFNLISK; this is encoded by the coding sequence ATGAAAAAAAAGCGTTTTATGAAAAAAGCATCATTATTGGCAGTATCATTTGCACTTTTGACATCATCAGTTGCATTTGGACACAGCGGACGAACCGATAGTTCCGGAGGACACAGAGACAACAAAAATGTAAGTGGACTAGGCTACTATCACTACCACTGCGGAGGTAAACCTGCTCATTTACATCCAAATGGAAGATGCCCTTATAGCGGTAGCTCTACTCCCTCTACTTCTGGTGGAAGTAATGCTACATCTCCCGTAAAAATCTCTGCCAAAGTTCCAAATACTTCGGTTAAAATTGATGGAGTCAATATAAACACTGCAAATGCAAAATATCCTCCACTTCTGTTCAAAGATATAACCTATATTCCTATAACTTTTGATATAGTATATTATCTTGATATAAATTATAACTGGACTGATGCTAGTAATTTGAAGTTTTCTAGGACGATTGGACTTAAGAATACTAAGCAATTTAAACATATGTTCACGGATGGCTCTTCTTGGAGTGGAATGTCTGCATATGTAACAAAAGTCAATAAGGGCATAATAGTCAACAACTTATGGGTAAATAATACTTATCCAATAATCAATTATAAGAATATAAATTATATACCTCTAACTTACGACTTTGTAACTAATCTGGGTCTTTCATATACCTGGGATCCTGTTAATGGATTTAATTTGATTTCAAAGTAA
- a CDS encoding helix-turn-helix domain-containing protein, translating to MTSFEQRFKELRQERNLTQKKLAEKFFLNKSSISRYEQGKQVPELELLEKIADFFNVSLDYLLGRTDVRNIEEVHIIAAHHDGDEYTEDELQEIENFKKYVLSKRKKD from the coding sequence TTGACTTCATTTGAACAAAGATTTAAAGAGCTAAGACAAGAAAGAAATCTTACTCAAAAAAAATTAGCTGAAAAGTTTTTTTTGAATAAAAGCTCTATTTCAAGATATGAACAAGGAAAGCAAGTTCCTGAATTAGAGTTATTAGAAAAAATAGCTGATTTTTTCAACGTATCTCTAGACTACCTTCTAGGCAGGACGGATGTTCGCAATATAGAAGAAGTACATATCATAGCGGCCCATCACGATGGAGACGAGTATACCGAAGATGAGTTACAAGAAATTGAGAATTTCAAGAAGTATGTGCTTTCTAAAAGAAAGAAGGATTAA
- a CDS encoding tocopherol cyclase family protein — protein sequence MKKHKQFGIMVGLNKKSSFEGWFCKIDDRENDLMISVIWGYTTDEKTKHSFIQFQDSLEHRTRYIRYPIEALSWTEDPFTLNIGKNRLSQEEMKLEFVSEGVEIKGEFRFGEFETIEESFLKPNIMGWLSYLPNECNHAIISMNHRACGSLKIGGSEWEISEADSYIEKDWGTGFPEEYVWVQDNSWEGSSVVFSYASVPMLGKHRKGFFLLLHHRGREYRFSSIEGSKMLDFKATAETFEATIKKGKYILNLKARQLNPVELASPDSGEMKAKIRESLDGRIELSLDEKNGRLLSLESERASIDIDFGKAAVSD from the coding sequence TTGAAAAAGCATAAGCAGTTCGGAATAATGGTTGGTTTAAATAAAAAGTCATCTTTTGAAGGTTGGTTCTGCAAGATCGACGACAGAGAAAACGATTTGATGATATCAGTTATATGGGGATATACGACAGATGAAAAGACAAAACATTCCTTTATCCAGTTTCAAGACTCTCTAGAGCATAGAACTAGATATATTCGCTATCCCATTGAAGCGCTGAGCTGGACAGAGGACCCTTTTACGCTGAACATAGGGAAGAATCGACTGTCCCAAGAAGAGATGAAACTTGAATTCGTATCAGAGGGAGTGGAAATCAAAGGTGAGTTTCGCTTTGGAGAATTCGAGACGATAGAGGAATCGTTCCTAAAGCCAAATATAATGGGCTGGCTGAGCTATCTTCCGAATGAATGCAATCACGCCATCATAAGCATGAATCATAGAGCTTGCGGCAGTCTTAAAATAGGTGGCAGTGAGTGGGAGATTTCAGAGGCCGACTCCTATATAGAGAAAGACTGGGGTACAGGCTTTCCAGAGGAGTACGTATGGGTTCAGGACAACAGCTGGGAAGGCAGTTCTGTAGTCTTCAGCTACGCCTCTGTTCCGATGCTTGGAAAGCACAGGAAGGGCTTTTTTCTACTGCTCCACCACAGAGGCAGAGAGTACAGGTTCAGCAGTATAGAGGGAAGCAAGATGCTGGACTTCAAGGCTACAGCGGAAACATTTGAAGCCACAATCAAGAAAGGGAAGTACATATTGAACCTAAAGGCAAGGCAGCTGAACCCAGTGGAACTGGCTTCGCCGGACTCGGGAGAGATGAAGGCCAAGATAAGGGAGTCGCTAGACGGCAGGATTGAGTTGAGTTTAGACGAAAAAAACGGAAGGCTGTTAAGCCTGGAAAGCGAAAGGGCATCTATAGACATCGACTTTGGGAAAGCAGCTGTTTCAGATTAA
- a CDS encoding ImmA/IrrE family metallo-endopeptidase: MKIFKGLYSDSNIAINNNLTNAEKACLIAEELGHHYTTVGDILDQSEVSNRKLEKTAHNWEYEKLIGLIDLVNAYKSGVRNRHELAYFLEVTEEFIESALNYYREKHGLFATVDNYIVYFEPLGVFEIF; the protein is encoded by the coding sequence TTGAAAATATTTAAGGGGCTCTATTCTGATAGCAATATTGCCATAAACAACAATCTTACTAATGCAGAAAAGGCCTGTTTAATAGCTGAAGAACTAGGCCACCACTACACTACTGTGGGGGACATACTGGATCAATCGGAAGTCTCCAATAGAAAGCTTGAGAAAACAGCCCATAACTGGGAATATGAAAAGCTTATAGGCCTTATAGACTTAGTGAATGCCTATAAATCAGGGGTGAGAAATAGGCATGAGCTGGCATATTTTCTGGAGGTTACTGAGGAATTTATAGAAAGCGCCCTGAATTACTACAGAGAAAAACACGGGTTATTTGCTACAGTAGATAACTACATAGTTTATTTTGAGCCATTGGGAGTGTTTGAGATATTTTAA